In a genomic window of Gossypium arboreum isolate Shixiya-1 chromosome 9, ASM2569848v2, whole genome shotgun sequence:
- the LOC108456094 gene encoding polygalacturonase-like isoform X1: MDGQIRQVVVLYFITIFSLFSRYNSLEKDPPPPSYNYFEDLVSAGYDPQAYPSYFTTTIDDGHFKDLISQRTQVISQLQKLGVISAPSTKTVNVDDFGATGDATQDTQAFEKAWEEACSSKGEVVLEVPQGKRYQLKPIRFSGPCKSNLTIQIYGSMEASDDMSDYKEDTRHWLIFDSINNLLIEGGGTGKINGNGKIWWQNSCKINKTLPCKDAPTALTFYNSKNLKVQNLNIQDAQQIHVSFEKCNGVQASGLAVAAPESSPNTDGIHITRTQNIWITNSVIGTGDDCISIVSGSKNVQAMDITCGPGHGISIGSLGSKSSNAYVSGVTVDGAKLSGTTNGVRIKTWQGGLGSASNILFQNIEMNNVSNPIIIDQNYCDQDKPCKEQSSAVKVKDVVYKNINGTSASEVAIKFDCSKTHPCQEILLQNVKLQEQGDRTAKAICNNVKLTEKGTVFPQC; encoded by the exons ATGGATGGACAAATTAGACAAGTAGTCGTCCTATATTTCATAACCATTTTCTCTTTATTCTCACGTTACAACTCTTTGGAAAAGGACCCCCCTCCTCCCTCTTATAATTACTTTGAAGACCTTGTATCCGCTGGATATGATCCACAAGCCTACCCTTCATATTTCACCACCACCATTGATGATGGGCACTTTAAGGATTTGATCTCACAAAGGACTCAAGTTATTAGCCAGCTCCAGAAGTTAGGTGTCATATCAGCACCATCAACTAAAACAGTTAATGTCGATGATTTTGGAGCCACCGGTGATGCCACTCAAGACACTCAG GCATTTGAGAAGGCTTGGGAAGAAGCTTGTTCGTCCAAGGGTGAAGTTGTGCTTGAGGTGCCTCAGGGAAAACGCTATCAACTCAAGCCTATTAGATTTTCAGGTCCCTGCAAGTCTAATCTTACAATCCAG ATATATGGAAGCATGGAAGCATCTGATGATATGTCAGACTACAAGGAAGATACAAGGCACTGGCTTATCTTTGATAGTATTAATAATCTGTTAATTGAAGGTGGTGGAACTGGAAAAATTAATGGTAATGGGAAGATATGGTGGCAAAACTCTTGCAAAATCAATAAAACTCTT CCATGCAAGGATGCACCAACG GCTCTCACCTTCTACAATAGCAAAAACTTGAAAGTTCAAAACTTGAACATCCAAGATGCACAACAAATTcatgtttcttttgaaaaatGCAACGGTGTTCAAGCTTCTGGTCTTGCGGTGGCAGCCCCAGAGAGCAGCCCCAACACCGATGGGATTCATATCACTCGTACTCAAAACATATGGATCACAAATTCTGTCATAGGAACAG GTGACGATTGTATCTCCATTGTAAGTGGATCCAAAAATGTGCAAGCCATGGACATAACTTGTGGCCCTGGTCATGGAATCAG TATTGGGAGCTTGGGATCTAAAAGTTCAAACGCTTATGTCTCGGGTGTGACTGTGGATGGAGCTAAGCTTTCTGGAACCACAAATGGTGTGAGGATCAAGACATGGCAG GGAGGGTTAGGAAGTGCAAGCAACATCTTATTCCAGAACATTGAAATGAATAACGTCAGCAACCCCATCATCATAGACCAAAACTATTGTGACCAAGATAAACCATGCAAAGAACAG AGCTCTGCAGTTAAAGTGAAAGATGTGGTGTATAAGAACATCAATGGGACTAGTGCTTCTGAAGTAGCAATCAAATTTGATTGCAGCAAGACTCATCCTTGCCAAGAAATTTTGCTGCAAAATGTTAAGTTACAGGAACAAGGAGATAGAACTGCCAAAGCTATCTGCAACAATGTTAAATTGACTGAAAAGGGAACTGTTTTCCCACAATGTTAA
- the LOC108456094 gene encoding polygalacturonase-like isoform X2 — protein sequence MDGQIRQVVVLYFITIFSLFSRYNSLEKDPPPPSYNYFEDLVSAGYDPQAYPSYFTTTIDDGHFKDLISQRTQVISQLQKLGVISAPSTKTVNVDDFGATGDATQDTQAFEKAWEEACSSKGEVVLEVPQGKRYQLKPIRFSGPCKSNLTIQIYGSMEASDDMSDYKEDTRHWLIFDSINNLLIEGGGTGKINGNGKIWWQNSCKINKTLPCKDAPTALTFYNSKNLKVQNLNIQDAQQIHVSFEKCNGVQASGLAVAAPESSPNTDGIHITRTQNIWITNSVIGTGDDCISIVSGSKNVQAMDITCGPGHGISIGSLGSKSSNAYVSGVTVDGAKLSGTTNGVRIKTWQARLGSASNILFQNIEMNNVSNPIIIDQNYCDQDKPCKEQSSAVKVKDVVYKNINGTSASEVAIKFDCSKTHPCQEILLQNVKLQEQGDRTAKAICNNVKLTEKGTVFPQC from the exons ATGGATGGACAAATTAGACAAGTAGTCGTCCTATATTTCATAACCATTTTCTCTTTATTCTCACGTTACAACTCTTTGGAAAAGGACCCCCCTCCTCCCTCTTATAATTACTTTGAAGACCTTGTATCCGCTGGATATGATCCACAAGCCTACCCTTCATATTTCACCACCACCATTGATGATGGGCACTTTAAGGATTTGATCTCACAAAGGACTCAAGTTATTAGCCAGCTCCAGAAGTTAGGTGTCATATCAGCACCATCAACTAAAACAGTTAATGTCGATGATTTTGGAGCCACCGGTGATGCCACTCAAGACACTCAG GCATTTGAGAAGGCTTGGGAAGAAGCTTGTTCGTCCAAGGGTGAAGTTGTGCTTGAGGTGCCTCAGGGAAAACGCTATCAACTCAAGCCTATTAGATTTTCAGGTCCCTGCAAGTCTAATCTTACAATCCAG ATATATGGAAGCATGGAAGCATCTGATGATATGTCAGACTACAAGGAAGATACAAGGCACTGGCTTATCTTTGATAGTATTAATAATCTGTTAATTGAAGGTGGTGGAACTGGAAAAATTAATGGTAATGGGAAGATATGGTGGCAAAACTCTTGCAAAATCAATAAAACTCTT CCATGCAAGGATGCACCAACG GCTCTCACCTTCTACAATAGCAAAAACTTGAAAGTTCAAAACTTGAACATCCAAGATGCACAACAAATTcatgtttcttttgaaaaatGCAACGGTGTTCAAGCTTCTGGTCTTGCGGTGGCAGCCCCAGAGAGCAGCCCCAACACCGATGGGATTCATATCACTCGTACTCAAAACATATGGATCACAAATTCTGTCATAGGAACAG GTGACGATTGTATCTCCATTGTAAGTGGATCCAAAAATGTGCAAGCCATGGACATAACTTGTGGCCCTGGTCATGGAATCAG TATTGGGAGCTTGGGATCTAAAAGTTCAAACGCTTATGTCTCGGGTGTGACTGTGGATGGAGCTAAGCTTTCTGGAACCACAAATGGTGTGAGGATCAAGACATGGCAGGCAA GGTTAGGAAGTGCAAGCAACATCTTATTCCAGAACATTGAAATGAATAACGTCAGCAACCCCATCATCATAGACCAAAACTATTGTGACCAAGATAAACCATGCAAAGAACAG AGCTCTGCAGTTAAAGTGAAAGATGTGGTGTATAAGAACATCAATGGGACTAGTGCTTCTGAAGTAGCAATCAAATTTGATTGCAGCAAGACTCATCCTTGCCAAGAAATTTTGCTGCAAAATGTTAAGTTACAGGAACAAGGAGATAGAACTGCCAAAGCTATCTGCAACAATGTTAAATTGACTGAAAAGGGAACTGTTTTCCCACAATGTTAA